DNA from Corynebacterium stationis:
AGCTCTATGTCCGCGTGGATGAGGTAGTGCACCCAGTTGCAAACCTTGCGTCTGCACGCTTGATTCTGGGCAAAGCTGCCGAGCCGGTCACGATCGGTGCTACGGCACTGGATGATGTTTCATTGGGTACGCCGTTGGGCATTGTCGATGCGCCCCTTGCGCTGTCCACCCCACCGCAGTTAGAGCAGCTGGGGCCGTCACAACCGCATTTGTGGGCAGCGTGCCTTGCCCAACCCCGGTTTGATGAACCACCGTTTATCACCAGTGCTACCCGTGATAAGCCACAACGCGGACATGAACTCATCGTGAGTGTCGGTCATGAATTACAACCTTTAGCGCAACCAGCAGCAGCGTATCTCAGCCACCAGGGCCGCGACTGGCTGGTTTCTACTCAAGGCAGAGCACTACTGCCGGATGCCGATAGCGCCGATGGTCGAACTATCCGTCGTATTTTAAAACTAGACAATCCCGTGGATGTTCCACCCGAGTTTCTCAATGCTTTTACGGAAGCCCCGCCAATAGAGATTCCTGACTTCCAGCTCTTACGTGCGGGAGACGAGCTGTGGGCTGAAGTTGGCAGTGATATAACCGAGGTAACCTCGACCCAAGCCGCCATTTTGGCTGCAGCGGGAGCCACTACCCGTATGGTCACGCACGCTGAGCTGGCAGAATCTAGAACGGTCTCGCATCCAGCTATCGATGCATTGCCTGCCACCGTGCCGAGCATCTTGGATAGCGTTCAACCTGGCACTAGCAATGAGGACCAGGACTGGTTATGTGCTGACTCAGAAGGTTCTGCAGTGTCCCTGGCGCCGGTGAAAAATGCAGTGGAGCTTTCAGGCGATAGCCCGGCGCGCTATTTCACCGGACTGACTGGTGGAGCGGTGGCGGTCGATACCGGATCGGGGCTGCACATCATCGAAGAAACTGGCCGGCGCCACGAGTTGCCCGATGTCGAGCACGTCGATGCTTTGGGCGTTGCCGTTCACGAGGCTGCTTGGCCGATTGTCCGCTTACTTCCGGAAGCTTCGCCGCTAACACGTGAGAGCGCTGTCGCCGCGAGTTATTAATTACTCCGGTAATAAATAGCGCAAGAAGGACCACCGCACCGGTTGCTGTAATCAGCATTTTCAGACGCGCCGGAGCCGGCGATTCCTCAGCAGTTTCGGGGGATAAGGCTACGGTGCGTATCTCCTTGGGCATACTTTCGGGCAGATACCCTAGTGCTGCGAGTGGATCGTGAACGTGATGGGCTGACTGTGCGGAGGCGTAGATAATCTCACGAATCTCCGCCGGGGTTAAATGCGGATTGCGTTCTAGAAGTAGTGCGACGGTGCCGCTAACCGTTGGCGTGGCATAACTTGTGCCATTAAAGCCACCTTCGGTGCCATTTTTGATTGCTCCGCGCATCCATCCGGTGCCGTTAGGATGCGCAGCAATATCGACCGTGCCAGGTGCTGAAACCCATTGTCCTTGTGCAACAGGGAGGGAGTATTCGGCTAATTCATACGCGCTGGATAAAGCGGCAACCGTAATGACGGTATCTTCGACCGCAGGATAGACCACCATGCCAGGCTCGCACTCGCCATCGATATTGCCCGCTGATGCCAGAACCACCACTTCTTCATCTTCGGCACGGCCCAGAGCCTCGGATAGCCCATGCGAATCCAGTGTGGCGGCGCGTTCTTCGCTGATACACGCCACGATAGACAAACTAATGACGTCAGCTCCATTATCGATAGCAGAGTGCACCGCCTCAGCCATCGTTGCTAAAGAACCTGAGCTTTCCGAGCCCGGGGAATTGCGATAGTGCTGGGAGGATTGCCGGATAGATAATAAGGTCGCATCGGGAGCAATGCCCATATCGCGGGCACCGATGACACTGGCAACCACAGTGCCGTGGATATCGCAGTCATTCAAAGACTCGGCATTATCCGGTGTGACTAAGTCCTCCCCAGGCTCAAGCCGTGAAAATTGTTCATGCCCGAACACCCCCGTATCAATAATTGCGACTTTGACCCCGCGTCCTGTTGCCAAAGCATGCAGACGCGAGCGATAGTCCTGCTGTTGCGGGCTAAACCCCGGCCCTTCAGCAGAACCGATAGGCACAGCGCAGGGAACATCTTGTGCCATTGCGACGGGGGCCATTGGATACAGCGGTTCCAATGGCCCGAAGGGATCGAATGACTCGAGTGTCATATGCGGTAAGGCCACTATGCCCACGATGGCTGCCAGTGCGATTTTTACCTTGCGCATTAGCCCAGCCCCCGGATGAAGTCGAATAATCCGGCTACGTGCGCGGCCATTGGCAGACACAGCACCAAAGCTGCTGCCTCAAGACGTTCGCACCACTGGACCATAGTCGGTGAAGCTTGTGAAATCCGCGGCGCCCACCACGGCGATAAAAGCGCTGCAACAAGGGGAAGGCACGCGGCGATCCACAGTAGGGGATGGACCTGCCCGTAATAGTCTGCGACTGCCACAACCACGGGCGCAGATAATGCAGAGCACGCAGCCAACACCGTTAGCGACCACTGCACCATGAGGTGCCGATGCCTGCCAGCATGCAGGACAACTGCAGCGCACAGCATCAAGCACAATAAAGTACTAATAATTGGGGTATTGGCGCTGGTGAGGGCAAGATATCCCACAGCGCTAATGGCAGCGGCGCAGACACCTAAACACATGCCTTCATAAATAAAATGAGCTTGAGCAGAACGTTCATCAACATCATCGATAAGCTCATCTGAGACCGCCAAATCTTGCCCAGCCGTGGGCAACTGCGGGACGCGTAGGCCAGCAAACATCGTCGACAGTCCCGGCGCGCTGGCAAGGATAGCAATCGCCGCAGCAATAATTGCGCCGTCGCTGTGCGGGGCACTAAGCCCTGCAAGAAATAACATCACCGCGATGACACCTGCCGCACTGGTGGTGCGCGCATGCGCAATACCTAATACATGACATCCCACAGCCACTATCGCGCACATCAGCGCGGCTGCGTAGAAGCCAAAGCTCAACTCGCGCGCAGACTGTATGGTCCAGCCTGCTGCGGAATTACCTGCAATTGCTGTACCAGCAGCAATCGCGGCCGAAGAAATAATCAGCCATCCTAAAGGCAACCGCCGCTTCCACACCGCTAACACCGCCGCGCCGACCGTAACTATTAGTGCTGCCAACGCCACTGCCAGCGCGAGCGATTGCCCGCTTAGAAACCCTCCAACTGCACCAGTTGCGATTAGCGCTACAACCGACCACAACAGCACGATTCCGCGCGGTGCATCTGCAGTGGCTGAATCCACGAGCGCCTCCGCCGAATCCCGAATCACGGGTGCCGGGGTGTCTTCGGCAGGAGACAGGAGCACCACGGAGCCATCGACAAGCTGGGTAGCAAACAGCGGTGCCGATTGATCCACGGGCCTTCCGCCAGCCGTTGTAGCCCGCCACGGCTTAGTCACCGATGGCGCCCCGATAAAGTCTGTGACCTCCGCGAGTAGTTCATTAAAAGACGATGACACCGGCAAAGCCAGATCGGCTTCTTTGCGGAATTCACCAACATGACAGCGCACAGTAACGCGCACACTTTGTGAAAAATTCACTATTTCCCCCGAAATGAATATGAAAGTTGCAGGCTCCCCACCTTGCCCAACCGCCTCTATTGTGGCTTACTAGTGGGGGCGTGTCCACACCGACTGGGTGGGCGCATGCTTCTTCGGGGGAAGAGGGGGAAATTAAATGGCGGTCATTGAACCGGTGTCATTTGCGTTGCGCGATCCTGCGCCACCGTTGCCCACGGGCAGCTTAGATGCAGAAGCTGTCCCGCAAGCTACGCGCAGCCAACCGCTGCCTTTAGTGCGCATACTTATGCCGCTGGTGATGGTCGTGGCGATGCTGGGCATGGTGGCGATGATGGTGCTTTCTTCACAAGGGCCACCTAACCCGCTGATGTTGATGTTTCCGGTGATGATGCTGGCGAGTATGGCGATGATGTTTAATCCCCAAAGCGGTAATGATCCGGATGAGTCCCGGCGCACCTACCTGCGGCATTTAGCATCGTTGCGCACACAGGCCCTAGACAATGCGCAGACCCAACGGCGCCACGGACTGCATCGCCACCCCGCGCCGGGGGACCTGCAGGCGATGGTGAAATCCACCAGGATGTGGGAGCGCGCAGTCGACGATGAAGATGCATTTGAAGTACGGGTGGGGTTGGGGCCGGCAGCGCTGGCCACGCCGATTAACGTGGCAGAATCCGGTGCGACCGAAGACCTTGACCCGGTGTGTGCGGTGAGTTTGCGGCATACTTTAGCCGCGGTGAGCACGGTGGCAGATATGCCGGTTGCGTTGCAGCTGCAGGCTTTTCGCTTCCTCGGCCTAGCAGGTGAGGGAGCGCGTGAGGTCGCACGGGCGATAGTGTTGCAACTAGCAACATTCCATGGCCCGGAAACGGTGGGCTTTCGCGCAATTGGGCAGGGGTGGGACTGGCTAAAGTGGCTACCGCACACGCGGCGGCCAGAAGCCGCGCAGTTTACATGCTTGCTTGTCGATGACACCCCGACCACCGGAATTGAGCCTTTCATCGACGACGCCAGCATAGATTGCATCATCGATATCGCTTCTCGGCGCACGACAGCTTTAGGGATTCGCGCTGAGCAAGAAGGGCTTTTCTTGCTTGTCGATGAAGCTTTGCGCGTGGTTACGGCGACCGGCGATGAAGAACTCGGCATCCCGGATAAGGTGAACGCGGAAACCGCACTGACCTGTGCCCGCGCTATGGCTGAGTGTACGCGGCCTGAGACGACTGGCTCTGATACACGCGTGGATTTCCTCAGCCTGCTGGGCTTTGCTGATGTCTCTGAGATGTCGGGTCCTGCGCTGTGGCCAGGGCGAGCCGGATCCGCCCGTCTCGCCGTGCCGATCGGCCTTTCGCCGGCACAAACTCCAGTGATGATTGATTTGAAGGAATCCGCGCAAGGTGGCATGGGCCCGCATGGGCTATGTATTGGAGCTACCGGTAGTGGTAAATCCGAAACCTTGCGCACCATTGTTTTAGCTCTTGCAGCAACGCATTCACCAGAGGAATTGAATTACGTACTCGTTGATTTCAAAGGCGGTGCCACCTTCCTCGGGTGCGACCATCTGCCGCACACGGCAGCGGTGATTACCAACTTAGAAGATGAAGCCGCACTGGTAGAGCGCATGTATGACGCAATTTCGGGGGAGATGAACCGGCGGCAAGAACTCCTGCGTGAAGCGGGAAATTTTGCCAACGTTAGCGAATACACTGCCGCACGTGAACAAGGCCGCACGGATTTAGCACCACTTCCTGCCCTGGTGATCGTGGTGGATGAGTTTTCGGAATTGCTGATGCAACATCCTGACTTCGCCGAGCTCTTCGTCGCTGTCGGACGCCTAGGTCGTTCCTTACATGTTCACCTGTTGCTTGCTTCCCAACGTCTGGAAGAAGGCCGGTTGCGCGGGCTGGATTCTCACTTGTCATACCGGTTGGGTTTAAAGACTTTCTCCGCTGCCGAATCTCGCCAGGTTTTAGGAGTTCCTGATGCATATCATCTGCCGAGCGAACCCGGCGCGGGATACTTAAAAACCGATGCCGATGCGATCGCGCGATTCCAGGCCTTTTACGTGTCCGGCGGAATCACCCGGCGCAGTACTAGTACTTCCACGAACACTGACGTGTATCGCGGAATCATGGAATTTACTGGCTGGGAAGAAGATATTTTCCCAGGCCACACTGAAGATACTTACGTGGATAATTCCACGACATTGCTAGCTGAAGTCGTGGATGCCACCCGTGCTGAAGCCGTGGCGCGCGGGCAATCCGCGCATCAAATCTGGTTACCACCATTGCCACCAGCAATTGAACTCTCCGCCGTCGCGGCCGATTTTCACCCGCACCGCGATGCGCGTAGTCGCGACTCACGCATCCACGCACCCATTGGCATTATTGACCGTCCGTATCATCAACGCCAAGACTTGCTCATGGTGGATTTAACTTCCGGCCACTTTGCGTTATGCGGCGGCACCCAGTCAGGGAAATCTACTGCCATGCGCACCATCGTTGCATCTCTTGCAGCGGCCTATTCACCCGACTTCTTACGCTTTTATGTCATTGACCTAGGTGGCGGGGCATTAAGCGCTTTGCAGCGTTTACCGCACGTAGCTGGGGTTGCAGGACGCCATGATGCAGAGAAAGTCCGGCGCATCGTCGATGAAGTTACGGGATTTATTAACGCTCATGAATCGCGCCACACTTTTCTGGTGGTTGATGGCTGGCATGCTATTGGTACCGCGGGCGCGGATTTCGAAGATATAGCGGAAGCTATTACCAAGATTGCAGCCGATGGACCATCTGCCCGGGTGCACGTGATTATCTCCACGCCACGCTGGACAACCATGCGCCCTGCCATCCGTGACCTCATCTCGGAGCGGTTAGAGCTTAAACTCGGCGAGCCGATGGACTCGCTGTTTGACCGCAAGAAACAACAAGGCCTCCCCAGCGCGCCGGGACGTGGAATTACCCCTGCTGGTGAGTTCTTTTTATGTGCGCGCACATCAAACCAAGATATCGCGCACATCGAATCTACATGGTCAGATATCCAACCGGTGCCACGATTGAAGATGCTGCCTGAACAGCTTAGTGTCAGCGACCTTCTATCCCCAGAAGTTGATTCCAGCACCCGTAGCGAGGATGGAATCCTGTGGGCTGTGGGAGGACGCGACTTGGATATCCAAGCGTGGGATACTCGCCGCAACTTTGTAGTAATTGGCACCTCTGGGGTGGGCAAATCTTCAGTGCTTGCAACATTATTGCAGGGCATTGCCGCCAAGTCACGGGAAGAAGCACGCATTGTGCTCATCGATGAACGCCGCAGCCACCTCGGCACCATCGATGAGTCGATGCTTGCCGCTCATTCAGCAACCTCAGCCGCTACGGAGAAAGCCTTGCGTGACTGCGCGACCACGCTAAAAGCCCGTTTGCCCGGCCCAGAGATTACTCCAGCGCAACTAGCGGCACGCAGCTGGTGGTCGGGTCCAGATATCTATGTGGTGATCGATGATCTCGAGTTGATTAGCGATATGGCACTTGCACCACTCGTCGAGTTATTACCGCATGCCCGCGATATTGGTTTGCATGTAGTCGTGGCACGAAAATCAGGAGGAATTGGCCGCGCGCTCTTTGGACAATTTCTCTCACAGCTGCGCGATACCCAACCGGAAGTCTTTGTCATGGACGCTGCCCGTGATGAAGGCACGATGTTTGGCATCAAACCAGCGGCCCAGCCTCCTGGACGTGGGCAGCTAGGTATCGGCGGAGAACTCGTCGGCCTATGCCAGGCTGCGTTACCGCAACACGCGGTAACGCAGGAAGCTGTCAAAGTAGCTGAAGGATAAAAATGTCACTGTATGAATCACACACCATTGACCTGACCATCACAGTTTTAGATACCGCCACCATCTTTGAAGGCCCAGAATCCATCTATCGTTATGACCTCCCTGGTACCGCAGTCGTTGAAGGGTGGGCGCTATCTGGGGTGATGGAGCAAGCTCAAAAATTACTCCCCGCCCAATGGCCAGAGGTATCCATAGCAGTGGTCGCGGACTCTTCCGGGGGACCGATGTCGCATGAAGCGGTTAAGATTATCCGCCGTCAACTGCAGGTGCACAATGTCACTCTTGTTGACCGCGAACCGGTCGCCGTAGGTGCAACCTATGACGAGCCGCCACAAAGAGAGCAGAGGGAACCGCGGGAAGAGACCGAAATTGTTCGGCCTGCACTCGAGGAAGAGACCTTATTATCGCGCCTTTTGGATAACAAGGGCCTCATGGCGATTATCGCTGGGGTAGTTGTGGTCGTGATTATGCTTGTCTGGCTGCTGCTACGAGGCAGCGGTCAGCAACAACAAGAAGCACTTGCAGGCACCGTTAGCATTACCGCAACACCTGGGGTGACAACACCAGCGGTTACCACCGCCGCCCAGACTCCCACGACGTCATCATCGGCGCCAGCACACCAATCGATTGAAGCTGGTGGATTACGGGTGTTACTGCCCGAAGGCTTTAGCCACACCGAAGAAGATGGACTAGTTACCGCAATTGGACAAGATCCGAATCTGCGCATCCTGATGGTCATGGATCCGCTATATGCAGTGCCCGCGAATGCTTTATTCGCCGAGGTCCGCGCGCAAATTGATAGCGATGAGACTCTTTCCGATCCCCATGAAGCCAATGGGCGGTTGAGCTATATCGAAAGGCCCGGCGATGACTCTGAAGTGAAGTGGACTACCTGGGTCGAAGATGACCAGCAAATATCTCTTGGCTGTCATACCCGCGAGGAGCCAAGCATGGCGCAGCGCGCCGCCTGTCGCATGGCGTCGGAATCGATAGAAACCGTTCCTGAACGATAAGTTCCTGAACGATAAAACGTGCCTTAAAGAAAAGGCACGGAACCTTCCGGAAGATGTGTCAGTCCAATGTAGTTAAGGAAACACGGTAGCAACACAACTGCGGTTTCCGATGGACACTGTCACGCCGATGATAAACCCACAGAAGGGGAAAGCACCATGACCCAAATGTTTAAAACCGAAGCAGAAGTAATGATTGCGACCGCAGGTCGCGTGGATACCACCAATGATGAAGTCGCCGCTGAACTCACCCGCTTGCAGGGCGTAGTTGACCAAGTACGTGCAAGCTGGACCGGTTCCGCACAGGTGTCTTTTGACAACCTGATGAACCGCTATGACGCCTCCGCGCAGCAACTACAGGAAGCACTGACCTCTATCAGCGAAAACATTCGATCGAATGCTCGCAACTTCGACAGCGTCGAGGCTCAGAACCAAGATGCTTTCAACAACGTCGGCGGCGGGCTCGCGCTCTAAAAAACACACCGCACAATCAACTGGATTTATACCTCTATATATAAGGACAAGAAGGAACTAGCCATCATGAGCGAAATCAAATACCAATTCGGCGCTATCTCCAATGCTGCAGCAGATATCAACTCCACTTCCTCCCGCATCAACGGCCTGCTCGATGATCTTAAAGGTGTCATCGCACCGATGGCCGCAACTTGGGAAGGCGAATCCGCTGCCGCGTATAACGAAGCGCAG
Protein-coding regions in this window:
- the eccB gene encoding type VII secretion protein EccB; translated protein: MSKILPTTKAQVSGHKFLVRRMQHALVLGDISMIHDPLAARRRALIFGTVAVVLIALGSGLLAWLRPDPNPGQAELLSSEQGQLYVRVDEVVHPVANLASARLILGKAAEPVTIGATALDDVSLGTPLGIVDAPLALSTPPQLEQLGPSQPHLWAACLAQPRFDEPPFITSATRDKPQRGHELIVSVGHELQPLAQPAAAYLSHQGRDWLVSTQGRALLPDADSADGRTIRRILKLDNPVDVPPEFLNAFTEAPPIEIPDFQLLRAGDELWAEVGSDITEVTSTQAAILAAAGATTRMVTHAELAESRTVSHPAIDALPATVPSILDSVQPGTSNEDQDWLCADSEGSAVSLAPVKNAVELSGDSPARYFTGLTGGAVAVDTGSGLHIIEETGRRHELPDVEHVDALGVAVHEAAWPIVRLLPEASPLTRESAVAASY
- the eccD gene encoding type VII secretion integral membrane protein EccD, yielding MNFSQSVRVTVRCHVGEFRKEADLALPVSSSFNELLAEVTDFIGAPSVTKPWRATTAGGRPVDQSAPLFATQLVDGSVVLLSPAEDTPAPVIRDSAEALVDSATADAPRGIVLLWSVVALIATGAVGGFLSGQSLALAVALAALIVTVGAAVLAVWKRRLPLGWLIISSAAIAAGTAIAGNSAAGWTIQSARELSFGFYAAALMCAIVAVGCHVLGIAHARTTSAAGVIAVMLFLAGLSAPHSDGAIIAAAIAILASAPGLSTMFAGLRVPQLPTAGQDLAVSDELIDDVDERSAQAHFIYEGMCLGVCAAAISAVGYLALTSANTPIISTLLCLMLCAAVVLHAGRHRHLMVQWSLTVLAACSALSAPVVVAVADYYGQVHPLLWIAACLPLVAALLSPWWAPRISQASPTMVQWCERLEAAALVLCLPMAAHVAGLFDFIRGLG
- the eccCa gene encoding type VII secretion protein EccCa; its protein translation is MAVIEPVSFALRDPAPPLPTGSLDAEAVPQATRSQPLPLVRILMPLVMVVAMLGMVAMMVLSSQGPPNPLMLMFPVMMLASMAMMFNPQSGNDPDESRRTYLRHLASLRTQALDNAQTQRRHGLHRHPAPGDLQAMVKSTRMWERAVDDEDAFEVRVGLGPAALATPINVAESGATEDLDPVCAVSLRHTLAAVSTVADMPVALQLQAFRFLGLAGEGAREVARAIVLQLATFHGPETVGFRAIGQGWDWLKWLPHTRRPEAAQFTCLLVDDTPTTGIEPFIDDASIDCIIDIASRRTTALGIRAEQEGLFLLVDEALRVVTATGDEELGIPDKVNAETALTCARAMAECTRPETTGSDTRVDFLSLLGFADVSEMSGPALWPGRAGSARLAVPIGLSPAQTPVMIDLKESAQGGMGPHGLCIGATGSGKSETLRTIVLALAATHSPEELNYVLVDFKGGATFLGCDHLPHTAAVITNLEDEAALVERMYDAISGEMNRRQELLREAGNFANVSEYTAAREQGRTDLAPLPALVIVVDEFSELLMQHPDFAELFVAVGRLGRSLHVHLLLASQRLEEGRLRGLDSHLSYRLGLKTFSAAESRQVLGVPDAYHLPSEPGAGYLKTDADAIARFQAFYVSGGITRRSTSTSTNTDVYRGIMEFTGWEEDIFPGHTEDTYVDNSTTLLAEVVDATRAEAVARGQSAHQIWLPPLPPAIELSAVAADFHPHRDARSRDSRIHAPIGIIDRPYHQRQDLLMVDLTSGHFALCGGTQSGKSTAMRTIVASLAAAYSPDFLRFYVIDLGGGALSALQRLPHVAGVAGRHDAEKVRRIVDEVTGFINAHESRHTFLVVDGWHAIGTAGADFEDIAEAITKIAADGPSARVHVIISTPRWTTMRPAIRDLISERLELKLGEPMDSLFDRKKQQGLPSAPGRGITPAGEFFLCARTSNQDIAHIESTWSDIQPVPRLKMLPEQLSVSDLLSPEVDSSTRSEDGILWAVGGRDLDIQAWDTRRNFVVIGTSGVGKSSVLATLLQGIAAKSREEARIVLIDERRSHLGTIDESMLAAHSATSAATEKALRDCATTLKARLPGPEITPAQLAARSWWSGPDIYVVIDDLELISDMALAPLVELLPHARDIGLHVVVARKSGGIGRALFGQFLSQLRDTQPEVFVMDAARDEGTMFGIKPAAQPPGRGQLGIGGELVGLCQAALPQHAVTQEAVKVAEG
- a CDS encoding type VII secretion-associated protein, whose product is MSLYESHTIDLTITVLDTATIFEGPESIYRYDLPGTAVVEGWALSGVMEQAQKLLPAQWPEVSIAVVADSSGGPMSHEAVKIIRRQLQVHNVTLVDREPVAVGATYDEPPQREQREPREETEIVRPALEEETLLSRLLDNKGLMAIIAGVVVVVIMLVWLLLRGSGQQQQEALAGTVSITATPGVTTPAVTTAAQTPTTSSSAPAHQSIEAGGLRVLLPEGFSHTEEDGLVTAIGQDPNLRILMVMDPLYAVPANALFAEVRAQIDSDETLSDPHEANGRLSYIERPGDDSEVKWTTWVEDDQQISLGCHTREEPSMAQRAACRMASESIETVPER
- a CDS encoding WXG100 family type VII secretion target, coding for MTQMFKTEAEVMIATAGRVDTTNDEVAAELTRLQGVVDQVRASWTGSAQVSFDNLMNRYDASAQQLQEALTSISENIRSNARNFDSVEAQNQDAFNNVGGGLAL
- a CDS encoding WXG100 family type VII secretion target — translated: MSEIKYQFGAISNAAADINSTSSRINGLLDDLKGVIAPMAATWEGESAAAYNEAQAKWDKAAAELNTVLATISNTVSQSNDRMSDVNRRAAASWG